The proteins below come from a single Cryptococcus neoformans var. neoformans JEC21 chromosome 14 sequence genomic window:
- a CDS encoding ER to Golgi transport-related protein, putative: MSRLPQLSTPGRPSPTTGIPTPTARRPRSSLGPGQSGTAVSDDLMDRAFQEALRNRPPSSLRSNGSPNELSESTTSTSHLAAPPTAYGLAAPRTPGIRPRTPSALGLGAPVTPSAASRSVSRAGLGVRSSLSTSTTTPFTPRRTSLASSTISSTPFARRSESRASEREPTSAKWVPTVGERVRISSMGYEGVLRFYGTTEFKEGIWAGVELEGGFKGKGKNDGTVEGVQYFSCPPKCGIFVTAVKLSPPTTGTSRPASVASSHRSTASYSLSGRATPSVSGRATPSISGRATPSRPPSVTPGRVTRTVSTAHRTRPSISGADDETLPARTALGNSTNANNGIDSRITAGSRASRYIGMTAKQLDNARAVTTAPASKLAASTSTVNGQTPRVSRVSMGMGGTPARSRQSMGGLVTPRVRPRASGIGDMPPPPSPGNINRVLTARQIEALEEEIRELKRRNGELEEDLKRMPELRDEDVTEMETLRQETERSKQELEFLKTQLETSDTNATDAVRILEELQAEHTAQQEELEAKLREIGDLKKELKLANERAEEELAAGAEARKDEVQKMLERAQTAEAEVNSMQVLVDDLTDAGRQMISLNETKQFELEERIRELEDKNRSLDEKLQKAREEQEKALLPPSPSSRQREAATAAEIDNETLNAQVKHLQNKLNLLEEELEEARAQAETDAETWKGKLNRAKDGEKAAKEEIVALKLEIKELKEQANGARGKIGELEGALKENQAALEGARAEIESLRTEAAEAASLRTTLQAANANEKALSVAQEEIKKLKTELAAATNAEAKVVSDAKDQINDLEAKIASLEAEITTLKQTAESNIENNLPTSRPKLSNSSTSSEDAEKKLIGFQHIVQELSTENADLKEQCESLREEISLMKEEVKLLEEAAADIPGVQGNQKELLAAKATIKDLNREVAELEALVESKIYREDELETRAAELEREIERYRSSSKRSKGEPPYSAAATTFSHASDGQSSSIAIGGSRGTGEGTERCELCEGPHDLDACPVFAGNVSTEGTKKGGRWCADCESNEHDTSECPMAEDVF, translated from the exons ATGTCGCGCTTACCTCAACTCTCAACTCCTGGACGTCCTTCACCAACAACAGGTATCCCAACGCCTACTGCTCGTCGTCCGCGATCATCTCTCGGTCCAGGCCAATCCGGCACAGCTGTTTCAGATGATCTCATGGATAGAGCCTTCCAAGAAGCTTTGAGGAATCGACCACCAAGCAGTCTCCGGAGCAATGGCTCTCCCAATGAACTTTCAGAAAGCACAACATCAACATCACATCTCGCTGCACCCCCTACGGCATATGGTCTTGCTGCACCTCGAACTCCAGGGATCCGCCCTCGTACTCCTTCGGCCCTTGGGTTAGGTGCGCCCGTTACACCTTCTGCAGCAAGCAGGAGTGTATCTCGAGCCGGACTTGGTGTCCGTTCATCCCTGTCGACTTCCACAACAACTCCCTTTACCCCCCGCCGGACGTCActtgcttcttcaaccATATCTTCTACTCCATTCGCTCGCCGGTCAGAATCAAGAGCGTCGGAGAGAGAACCAACTTCTGCAAAGTGGGTACCTACAGTTGGAGAAAGAGTGAGAATCAGTAGTATGGGATATGAGGGTGTTCTACGGTTTTACGGCACGACCGAATTCAAAGAGGGTATATGGGCTGGCGTAGAGCTTGAGGGAGGTTTtaagggaaaagggaagaatgaCGGTACTGTTGAAGG AGTTCAATACTTTTCTTGCCCACCCAAATGCGGTATTTTTGTTACCGCCGTCAAGTTATCACCACCCACTACCGGTACTTCTAGACCCGCTTCAGTTGCCTCATCTCACCGTTCAACAGCCTCATATTCTCTGTCTGGACGCGCCACCCCTTCCGTCTCTGGACGTGCTactccatccatctctggTCGAGCGACCCCTTCTCGTCCACCGTCAGTCACCCCCGGTCGCGTAACACGCACAGTCTCTACAGCTCATCGTACACGTCCAAGCATATCCGGCGCTGACGATGAAACGCTTCCAGCTCGTACCGCCCTTGGTAACAGCACAAACGCGAATAACGGCATCGACTCGCGGATCACTGCTGGCTCGCGCGCCAGCAGATACATCGGTATGACTGCCAAACAACTTGACAATGCCCGTGCTGTAACCACAGCGCCAGCATCAAAGCTCGCTGCTAGCACTTCTACTGTCAATGGCCAAACACCCAGGGTTTCCCGTGTATCTATGGGAATGGGTGGTACACCTGCCCGATCTCGGCAAAGTATGGGTGGGCTTGTTACTCCTCGTGTACGACCTCGAGCAAGTGGAATAGGAGACATGCCTCCGCCGCCTAGTCCAGGTAATATCAATCGCGTCCTGACTGCGAGACAAATAGAAGCGctcgaagaggagattcGTGAACTGAAGAGGCGGAATGGGGAACTGGAGGAGGACTTAAAAAGGATGCCCGAGCTACGGGATGAAGACGTTACTGAGATGGAGACGTTGAGACAAGAGACGGAGCGATCAAAACAGGAGTTGGAATTTTTGAAGACCCAGCTCGAGACGTCTGATACCAACGCCACCGATGCGGTCAGGATTCTTGAAGAACTGCAAGCGGAACATACCGCTCAACAAGAGGAACTTGAAGCGAAGCTTAGAGAGATTGGGGACCTCAAAAAAGAGTTGAAACTTGCAAATGAGAgggcagaggaggaactggCTGCGGGCGCCGAAGCTAGAAAGGATGAAGTTCAAAAGATGCTAGAAAGGGCCCAAACAGCAGAAGCCGAAGTGAACTCGATGCAGGTGCTCGTGGACGACCTCACGGACGCCGGGCGACAGATGATATCACTCAATGAGACCAAGCAGTTTGAGCTCGAAGAGCGAATTcgagagcttgaggatAAGAATCGATCCCTCGATGAGAAACTTCAAAAAGCTCgtgaagagcaagaaaagGCCCTCTtgcctccttccccttctaGTCGTCAACGTGAGGCAGCCACAGCGGCTGAAATCGACAATGAAACACTCAATGCGCAAGTCAAGCATCTTCAGAACAAACTGAATcttttggaagaagaacttgaagaagcaaggGCGCAGGCAGAGACTGACGCGGAGACTTGGAAGGGTAAGTTGAACCGAGCCAAGGACGGAGAAAAGGCTGCCAAAGAGGAAATCGTTGCATTGAAACTCGAGATCAAGGAATTGAAGGAACAGGCGAATGGAGCTCGAGGGAAGATTGGAGAACTGGAAGGTGCTCTCAAGGAAAATCAAGCCGCCCTCGAAGGTGCCAGGGCAGAGATTGAGAGTCTTCGGACTGAGGCAGCT GAAGCAGCAAGCTTGCGAACGACATTACAGGCCGCAAATGCCAACGAAAAGGCATTGTCCGTCGCTCAAGAAGAAATCAAGAAACTCAAAACAGAGCTTGCTGCTGCGACCAATGCCGAGGCCAAGGTCGTCTCCGATGCCAAGGACCAAATCAACGATTTGGAGGCCAAGATTGCTTCTCTCGAGGCCGAAATTACCACT CTCAAGCAAACTGCCGAAAGCAACATCGAAAACAATCTCCCTACTTCTCGGCCAAAACTTTCCAATTCATCGACTTCTTCGGAAGACGCCGAGAAAAAGCTTATTGGGTTCCAGCATATCGTCCAAGAGTTGTCTACTGAGAATGCTGATCTCAAGGAACAGTGCGAGAGCttgagggaagagatttcattgatgaaagaggaggttaaattgttggaggaggctgCGGCGGATATTCCTGGTGTCCAAGGTAATCAGAAAGAGTTACTGGCGGCCAAGGCGACCATCAAAGAT CTTAACCGGGAAGTCGCTGAACTCGAAGCGCTCGTCGAGTCCAAGATCTACCGCGAAGACGAGCTCGAAACCCGTGCCGCCGAACTTGAACGAGAGATTGAGCGGTACagatcatcttccaagAGGTCCAAGGGCGAGCCTCCTTATTCTGCTGCGGCCACTACATTTTCACATGCTTCCGATGGTCAATCATCAAGTATCGCGATCGGAGGATCAAGAGGTACCGGAGAAGGTACGGAGAGATGTGAACTTTGTGAGGGACCTCATGATTTGGATGCTTGCCCTGTGTTTGCCGGGAACGTCTCCACGGAGGGAACTAAGAAGGGTGGCAGGTGGTGCGCCGATTGCGAA AGCAACGAGCATGACACATCAGAATGCCCTATGGCAGAAGACGTATTTTAA
- a CDS encoding pseudouridylate synthase, putative: MEHTEPMKRPRSPSPQQAMVPEAKRPHIEPAPVPAAVQVDAEEAMFNVEEETQGGKGRRGKRGNEGQARKEKKEKRDAKDPRAQRAWEPSEKTNGEKRLPKRRCAVLIGYCGTGYQGMQIQDHTDRTIEGEVFAALVKAGAVSADNAIDARKVDIARAARTDAGVHAAGNVISIKMITEPPLPEGFKDVAEYVNTFLPDQIRMWGWVRTVKSFNARTAADSRIYEYLLPSYCLIPPHKDDSLAKHLDLSSPDWREIVGEGPCSFADARLPMPTSDEGEVDPKVRGEYERKRKWRVDEKTLGRFRDIIAQYKGTHNFYNYTVGKPFNDRAVKRFMIKLEVKEPKVYGEIEWISVQIHGQSFMLHQIRKMISMAMLACRTGSPPSLLPETFGPKKIHIPKAPPLGLLLEAPQFGVYNDRITQKLNGITEDRDPVNFGLYADEIYAFKVKWIYEMLRKEELEKNVFHKWIQMMDNIKNDSLGYLNTKGIIPAEATALVLEQESKRKEGQKTQKEGVETGVEEIESDDEEVDQEALKRGELEG; this comes from the exons ATGGAACACACAGAACCCATGAAGAGGCCCAGATCGCCATCTCCGCAGCAGGCAATGGTACCAGAGGCCAAAAGACCCCATATCGAACCGGCACCGGTACCTGCTGCAGTCCAAGTTGATGCCGAAGAAGCAATGTTCaatgtcgaagaagaaactcaAGGTGGCAAAGGacggagagggaagagaggaaatGAAGGCCAGGCTCgtaaagagaagaaagagaaacgAGATGCCAAGGACCCGAGGGCTCAACGAGCTTGGGAACCCAGCGAGAAGACCAATGGCGAAAAACGGTTGCCCAAGAGGAGGTGCGCTGTGTTGATTGG CTACTGCGGTACTGGATACCAGGGTATGCAAAT ACAAGACCACACTGACCGAACTATTGAGGGCGAAGTCTTTGCTGCTCTTGTCAAAGCTGGCGCTGTCTCTGCCGACAATGCTATCGATGCGCGCAAGGTCGACATTGCTCGAGCTGCTCGAACGGATGCTGGCGTTCACGCCGCCGGTAATGTTATCTCCATCAAAATGATCACAGAACCGCCTCTTCCCGAAGGCTTCAAAGATGTCGCCGAGTATGTCAACACTTTCTTACCAGACCAAATTAGGATGTGGGGCTGGGTCAGAACCGTCAAGTCCTTCAACGCCCGAAC GGCGGCCGACTCTCGTATATACGAGTACCTCCTTCCGTCATACTGCCTCATACCTCCCCACAAAGATGACTCTCTTGCCAAGCATCTCGATTTATCCTCTCCCGACTGGCGAGAAATCGTCGGTGAGGGTCCTTGCTCCTTTGCCGACGCTAGACTCCCTATGCCCACTTCTGACGAAGGCGAAGTCGACCCCAAGGTTCGAGGAGAGTacgagagaaaaagaaagtggagagTGGATGAAAAGACTTTGGGCCGGTTCAGAGACATCATTGCCCAGTACAAGGGTACTCA CAACTTCTACAACTACACTGTTGGCAAGCCTTTTAATGACCGAGCAGTCAAGAGGTTTATGATCAAGCTTGAGGTGAAGGAACCCAAGGTGTATGGAGAGATTGAATGGATTTCCGTTCAAATCCACGGACAAAGTTTCATGCTTCATCAAATC CGAAAAATGATCTCCATGGCGATGCTCGCCTGCCGAACTGgttctcctccctctctcctccccgaGACATTTGGTCCCAAGAAAATTCACATTCCCAAAGCCCCCCCTCTCGGTCTCTTGCTCGAGGCTCCTCAGTTTGGCGTTTACAACGACAGGATCACCCAGAAGTTGAATGGCATCACCGAAGACAGGGATCCGGTAAACTTTGGTCTGTATGCGGATGAGATCTATGCTTTCAAGGTGAAGTGGATCTATGAAATgctgaggaaggaggagttAGAGAAGAACGT TTTCCACAAGTGGATCCAAATGATGGACAACATCAAGAACGATTCTCTCGGTTACCTCAA CACTAAGGGCATTATCCCGGCAGAAGCCACTGCCTTGGTACTTGAGCAGGAGAGCAAGCGAAAGGAGGGTCAAAAGACTCAGAAGGAAGGTGTTGAAACCGGAgtcgaggagattgagagtgatgacgaggaggttgaCCAAGAGGCCTTGAAGAGGGGTGAATTGGAAGGGTAG
- a CDS encoding mitochondrion protein, putative: MTISLPDISHRQSLILTALAAALGTTSIILSFQALRREARTERLKRQVGQDVEEWERSHEGSGMSSPDEKIERIVRKEKNWEKEFDEGLIREQLTRNYNFLGEESMGLVRKSYVVVVGCGGVGSWCALMLLRSGVGRILLIDFDLATLSSLNRHACATLEDVGTPKVIAMQKYLKKIAPWARIEVEIGLWRKGEGEKWLEGADWVVDAIDNIDTKADLLAHCHEQGIKVFSSMGSGAKKDPTRVQIADISSTYEDPLARSVRRRLRMAGISSGIPVVYSTETPSEVKLLPLDEEEFKRGAVKELQAFDDFRVRIMPVLGPLPAIFGLNIATYILLDLAGKPLTDYMEIKNRKRVYQSLERGLSDRETKVKGEKLQGKLPISLEDIGFVFEELYHGRSSLPPFEVLQKANVIRWQKNQDLSADNLVVMGNKDAEKHTKECLIGDRDVREVWGDEVVEFIKRKSDEARKTIAWRRA, translated from the exons ATGACCATCTCACTGCCGGACATATCCCACCGCCAGTCTCTTATCCTCACAGCCCTCGCCGCTGCCCTCGGCACAACATCTATCATCTTATCTTTCCAGGCACTTCGTCGTGAGGCCCGGACTGAGCGGCTTAAACGCCAAGTCGGACAGGACGTCgaagaatgggagaggAGTCATGAGGGCAGTGGAATGAGTAGCCCcgatgagaagattgagaggatcgtgagaaaagagaagaactgggagaaggagtttgATGAGGGATTGATCAGGGAACAGCTTACCAGGAACTACAACTTCTTGGGAGAAGAGTCCATGGGGTTAGTTAGGAAATCATATGTCGTGGTTGTTGGATGTGGTGGAGTTGGAAGTTGGTGTGCTTTAATGCTGTTAAGAAG TGGTGTTGGCCGTATTCTCCTTATCGAT TTTGATCTCGCaaccctttcttctctcaatAGACATGCTTGTGCCACCCTCGAGGATGTAGGCACCCCGAAAGTTATCGCCATGCAAAAATATCTTAAAAAGATTGCTCCCTGGGCTCG GATTGAGGTAGAAATTGGATTATGGCGGAAAGGCGAAGGGGAAAAATGGCTTGAGGGTGCCGACTGGGTCGTGGATGCAATCGACAACATCGACACCAAGGCTGACCTTCTCGCACACTGCCACGAGCAAGGAATCAAGGTATTTTCCAGTATGGGTTCGGGTGCTAAAAAGGACCCTACAAGAGTCCAGATCGC GGACATCTCGTCGACGTACGAAGATCCTCTTGCTAGGAGCGTGAGGCGAAGGCTGAGAATGGCTGGCATCTCCTCCGGTATCCC TGTGGTCTATTCCACTGAGACCCCCTCCGAAgtcaagcttcttccattggatgaagaggaattCAAGCGAGGCGCGGTCAAGGAACTGCAAGCATTTGACGATTTCCGAGTGCGAATTATGCCTGTGCTTGGTCCCTTGCCAGCCATCTTTGGTTTGAACATTGCCACCTATATCCTTCTTGACCTCGCTGGCAAGCCCTTGACAGATTACATGGAGATCAAAAACCGAAAGAGGGTATACCAATCCCTCGAGAGGGGTCTGTCCGATCGAGAAACAAAGGTCAAGGGCGAAAAATTGCAGGGCAAGTTGCCAATTTCTCTTGAAGATATTGGATTTGTCTTTGAGGAGCTTTACCACGGTCGATCAAGTTTGCCGCCTTTCGAAGTGCTTCAGAAGGCAAATGTCATCAGATGGCAAAAGAACCAAGATTTATCCGCTGACAACCTTGTGGTGATGGGGAACAAGGACGCAGAGAAGCATACCAAAGAGTGCTTGATTGGGGACAGGGATGTGCGCGAAGTCTGGGGTGATGAGGTCGTAGAATTTATCAAGCGAAAATCCGATGAAGCGCGGAAGACTATTGCCTGGAGAAGAGCTTAG
- a CDS encoding hydrolase, putative: MSSGTPAPLEITPALLAGFEPERILSESTMTGSTFILGTLTGQQAIVHVQKTVVVGKYAQEAISTLENVKLLLENVPYYSAHAWTKPDPSNPDYVVKVICPATADHIKKYSIQERYVVRETAEIYEQVVKPYIEEMPVSKIGWVYEILEGRKEAERVYYRSEGDDGFVILPDLKWDETTKNALYLTCIVQDRSIKSLRDLKVSHISLLKNIREKAAAEASKRFGVDAGNLRLFVHYHPTYYHFHVHIVHIRHDNLFGQVAGQAHLLDDLISLLELSPADGPSLLAQKSFTYTLGVEHRLFPLMLKAGAVLGNSITTADAEAKAEPISITPVNPAVSTPSLGAAEPATDSDEPEAKRPRI, translated from the exons ATGTCCTCTGGAACTCCAGCTCCTCTCGAAATCACACCCGCCCTTCTTGCGGGCTTTGAGCCAGAGCGAATCCTCTCCGAGTCTACAATGACCGGCTCGACATTCATCCTCGGTACACTCACTGGACAGCAAGCTATTGTTCATGTCCAGAAGACTGTAGTGGTAGGAAAATATGCCCAGGAGGCCATCAGTACACTTGAAAATGTCAAGCTTCTACTTGAAAACGTTCCT TATTACTCTGCCCATGCGTGGACCAAGCCAGATCCGTCCAACCCCGATTATGTCGTCAAGGTCATCTGCCCTGCCACAGCAGATCATATCAAAAAGTACTCCATTCAGGAGCGTTACGTCGTTAGGGAAACTGCAGAGATTTATGAACAAGTCGTAAAGCCTTACATTGAGGAGATGCCTGTCTCTAAGATTGGATG GGTTTATGAAATACTTGAAGGCCGAAAGGAAGCCGAACGAGTCTACTATCGTTCTGAAGGTGATGACGGTTTCGTAATTCTCCCTGACTTGAAATGGGATGAGACCACGAAAAACGCCCTT TACCTTACATGTATCGTTCAAGACCGCAGCATTAAATCTCTCCGCGACTTGAAGGTATCGCACATTTCCCTTTTGAAGAACATTAGGGAGAAGGCTGCGGCCGAGGCTAGTAAAAGGTTTGGTGTGGACGCTGGGAATTTGAGGCTGTTCGTGCACTACCATCCCACTTATT ACCATTTCCACGTGCACATTGTGCATATCAGGCATGACAATCTCTTTGGTCAGGTCGCTGGTCAAGCTCATTTGCTCGACGATCTCATCTCTCTA CTCGAATTATCTCCTGCCGACGGCCCCTCACTTCTCGCCCAAAAATCATTCACCTACACACTCGGAGTCGAGCATAGGCTTTTCCCTCTCATGCTCAAAGCCGGTGCTGTTCTAGGCAATTCCATCACAACCGCCGATGCAGAGGCCAAAGCTGAGCCCATTTCTATCACCCCCGTGAACCCTGCCGTCTCAACCCCCTCTCTCGGTGCTGCTGAACCTGCCACTGACTCTGACGAGCCAGAGGCGAAGCGTCCCCGCATCTAA
- a CDS encoding alcohol dehydrogenase, putative, which yields MSATQLPEIMDAILFKHPYKVAVEQVPTPKLQTEGDVIIKVHLAGLCGSDLHLYRAKEDAGKDYTMGHEVVGTIVQKGKEVNSFNVGDIVAVPFTISCGKCYYCSTSHTARCTSSALFGTPSLPGCQATYVRVPLAASCLLLKPPQLPEELMLLMADILPTGYSAAWNAWRLLDRGGERGGKGEKKDICVVVGCGPVGLCAITSAQTLFSKVFAVDPTPARRELAIKHGATALVPGELQSAVMAATEGRGADAVLEVVGNQGAFDTALSIVRPYGAVSSVGVHAGELKIDGGLLYDKNRSVRLQFGRCSVRHFYPAALEVLMNNQELFKGFIEYKVGFSQAEEYYTLFEQGKISKTVFIPGQ from the exons ATGTCCGCCACACAGTTGCCAGAAATCATGGATGCCATCTTGTTCAAACATCCCTACAAAGTTGCGGTCGAACAGGTCCCGACTCCCAAGTTGCAGACCGAAGGAGATGTCATCATCAAGGTTCATCTCGCTGGACTTTGTG GCTCCGATCTACACCTTTACAGGGCTAAAGAAGATGCTGGGAAAGACTATACTATGGGACATGAGGTTGTGGGAACCATTGTCcaaaagggcaaggaagtGAACAGCTTCAATGTGGGGGATATTGTAGCTGTACCTTTTACCATCTCATGCG GGAAATGCTATTACTGCTCAACCTCCCACACTGCCCGATGCACTTCCTCAGCCTTGTTCGGtactccttcccttccgGGTTGCCAGGCCACCTATGTTCGTGTCCCTCTTGCGGCATCTTGTCTTTTACTCAAGCCTCCACAACTGCCTGAAGAGTTGATGCTTTTGATGGCAGATATCTTGCCCACGGGATACAGTGCGGCTTGGAACGCTTGGAGACTTCTTGATCGGGGAGGGGAGCgtggtggaaaaggagagaagaaggatattTGCGTTGTGGTTGGGTGTGGGCCT GTCGGCCTTTGTGCCATAACTTCTGCGCAAACACTCTTTTCCAAAGTCTTTGCCGTCGATCCTACGCCTGCCCGCCGAGAGTTGGCTATCAAGCACGGAGCTACCGCTCTTGTTCCTGGCGAACTGCAATCAGCCGTCATGGCTGCCACCGAAGGTCGTGGTGCTGATGCCGTTCTGGAGGTTGTGGGCAATCAAGGGGCCTTCGATACTGCCTTGAGCATTGTTAGGCCTTACGGAGCCGTCAGCAGTGTGGGGGTGCATGCCGGGGAGCTCAAGATTGATGGTGGTTTGTTGTATGACAAGAA TCGTAGCGTGAGGCTTCAATTTGGACGTTGCTCTGTTAGGCACTTTTATCCGGCAGCTCTAGAAGTGCTCATGAACAACCAAGAGCTCTTCAAGGGCTTTATTGAGTATAAGGTCGGTTTCAGTCAAGCTGAAGAG TACTATACTCTCTTCGAACAAGGCAAGATATCCAAAACTGTGTTTATTCCAGGTCAGTAA
- a CDS encoding alcohol dehydrogenase, putative encodes MSATQLPEIMDAILFKHPYKVAVEQVPTPKLQTEGDVIIKVHLAGLCGSDLHLYRAKEDAGKDYTMGHEVVGTIVQKGKEVNSFNVGDIVAVPFTISCGKCYYCSTSHTARCTSSALFGTPSLPGCQATYVRVPLAASCLLLKPPQLPEELMLLMADILPTGYSAAWNAWRLLDRGGERGGKGEKKDICVVVGCGPVGLCAITSAQTLFSKVFAVDPTPARRELAIKHGATALVPGELQSAVMAATEGRGADAVLEVVGNQGAFDTALSIVRPYGAVSSVGVHAGELKIDGGLLYDKK; translated from the exons ATGTCCGCCACACAGTTGCCAGAAATCATGGATGCCATCTTGTTCAAACATCCCTACAAAGTTGCGGTCGAACAGGTCCCGACTCCCAAGTTGCAGACCGAAGGAGATGTCATCATCAAGGTTCATCTCGCTGGACTTTGTG GCTCCGATCTACACCTTTACAGGGCTAAAGAAGATGCTGGGAAAGACTATACTATGGGACATGAGGTTGTGGGAACCATTGTCcaaaagggcaaggaagtGAACAGCTTCAATGTGGGGGATATTGTAGCTGTACCTTTTACCATCTCATGCG GGAAATGCTATTACTGCTCAACCTCCCACACTGCCCGATGCACTTCCTCAGCCTTGTTCGGtactccttcccttccgGGTTGCCAGGCCACCTATGTTCGTGTCCCTCTTGCGGCATCTTGTCTTTTACTCAAGCCTCCACAACTGCCTGAAGAGTTGATGCTTTTGATGGCAGATATCTTGCCCACGGGATACAGTGCGGCTTGGAACGCTTGGAGACTTCTTGATCGGGGAGGGGAGCgtggtggaaaaggagagaagaaggatattTGCGTTGTGGTTGGGTGTGGGCCT GTCGGCCTTTGTGCCATAACTTCTGCGCAAACACTCTTTTCCAAAGTCTTTGCCGTCGATCCTACGCCTGCCCGCCGAGAGTTGGCTATCAAGCACGGAGCTACCGCTCTTGTTCCTGGCGAACTGCAATCAGCCGTCATGGCTGCCACCGAAGGTCGTGGTGCTGATGCCGTTCTGGAGGTTGTGGGCAATCAAGGGGCCTTCGATACTGCCTTGAGCATTGTTAGGCCTTACGGAGCCGTCAGCAGTGTGGGGGTGCATGCCGGGGAGCTCAAGATTGATGGTGGTTTGTTGTATGACAAGAAGTGA
- a CDS encoding endopeptidase, putative has protein sequence MSVDTPTSEKLDQAASVFDKDPTTAERLYKEILQDDSQPGNEDLLRDKEVALIKLGTLYRDSSMLDKLSQLITDSRTFMSHIAKAKTTKLVRTLLDLFPQDSKDMQMKVIQENIDWARTEKRVFLRQSLEIKLINVLLDAEKYQEALTITQTLLKELKKFDDKIILTEVYLLESRAAHHMHNHALAKTALTSARTTANSVYCPPTLQAQLDLQSGVIMAEDKDYKTAYSYFFEAFEGFCQSAERDNRALSALKYMLLCKIMIGSPNDVFSLLSLKSAAPYIGKDVDAMKAIATALEERSLDLFKTALQNYSDQLQKDEIIRSHLSYLYDTLLEQNLIRVIEPYSAVELSWIASEVGQSLQVIEDKLSQMILDQKFCGILNERMGTLEVHDDYSNEGICSMALGTLKHISDVVNGLNDKAAQMV, from the exons ATGTCCGTCGACACACCCACCTCTGAGAAACTCGACCAAGCGGCGAGTGTCTTTGACAAAGATCCGACCACTGCAGAGCGACTCTATAAGGAAATATTGCAAGATGACAGTCAAC CTGGAAACGAAGACCTTTTGAGAGACAAAGAGGTCGCTCTCATCAAGTTGGGCACTCTCTACAGAGATTCAAG CATGCTCGACAAGTTGTCTCAGTTGATAACGGACTCTAGAACTTTCATGTCACATATCGCAAAAGCCAAAACGACTAAGCTAG TGCGCACACTCCTGGACCTTTTCCCTCAAGATTCAAAGGATATGCAGATGAAGGTCATTCAAGAGAATATAGACTGGGCCCGCACAGAAAAGAGGGTTTTCTTGCGCCAAAGCCTGGAGATAAAACTCATTAACGT CTTGTTGGATGCCGAGAAATACCAAGAGGCCTTGACTATCACCCAAACTCTTCTCAAAGAACTCAAAAAATTCGATGATAAGATTATCCTGACCGAGGTGTATTTATTGGAGTCGCGTGCTGCCCATCACATGCACAATCACGCGCTGGCGAAGACGGCACTAACCTCAGCTCGCACAACTGCCAACAGTGTATACTGTCCGCCTACGCTTCAGGCTCAACTTGACCTGCAATCTGGAGTTATCATGGCGGAGGACAAGGATTACAAAACAGCGTACTCCTACTTCTTTGAAGCCTTTGAAGGTTTCTGTCAATCCGCCGAGAGAGACAATAGAGCACTGAGCGCCTTGAAATACATGCTATTGTGCAAGATTATGATCGGATCC CCTAACGACGTCTTCTCGTTGTTATCATTGAAAAGCGCCGCCCCCTACATAGGCAAAGATGTGGACGCGATGAAAGCAATTGCGACGGCTCTTGAGGAACGCAGTCTTGATCTTTTCAAGACAGCTTTGCAAAATTATTCCGACC AATTGCAGAAAGACGAAATCATTCGTTCCCATCTCTCTTATCTTTATGACACGCTCTTAGAACAGAATCTTATCAGAGTCATTGAACCCTATTCTGCAGTCGAACTGTCATGGATAGCTTCAGAAGTGGGGCAGAGCCTGCAAGTCATTGAAGACAA GTTGAGTCAAATGATTTTGGACCAAAAGTTCTGTGGTATTTTGAATGAACGCATGGGTACTCTCGAAGTTCATGATGATTATTCAAATGAG GGGATATGTTCAATGGCGTTGGGCACTCTGAAGCATATCAGCGACGTTGTGAATGGCCTAAATGATAAG GCCGCGCAGATGGTTTAA